GTTgacaataaaatgcaaaaattagACCAAATATTCACACGTTATATATTAACTTAAACTTGTATCAACagaatcatgtgaaaactgcccttgttgtgaaaacctgatgTGTTGAAATAATATTACAATGAGTACACTATTGTAATAcgatattgtgaattctttatgctgtAGTTATTGCCCGGATTTTATTGCGTTGTTATTTGTCGTGTAATTTTGCAATGCTATGGCCTTCCAGTGCCTAATTTTGCTATTGAGGAAAGTTTGAAATGTTGATTTATTTCTTCATCCTTAGATTCAACTGGACTGATGGTAAACTCAACAGTAGCAATCTCATTGAGCTATCTGGCCAAATCACTGAGAAGTTTGATGAAGAGTTCCGCATCCTCTATGCTCAGTCTCTCCCACTCAACACAAGAGTTGCCTCTAGTGTTCAAAACAGTAGCATCTATGACTATAGACTACACAAGCACCCAGGAACTTCTACTTCCATAGCAGCCAATGTTTGTAAACCAATGTGGCTGACCAGCACACCCAACAGAGCAAACACCAGACAATCTGGGAAAGAAAGGGAGATTGAGAGTATTCCAGTACCTGGCACCTTATCTCTTGAAGGGAAGCAGATGGAGAAAGATTTTGGACATAATCTGACTGCTGCTAAAGAGAATCCTCTGAATGCTGAAAACTTTGATATGTCTGCTAACACTGTAAACATGGGCACTAAGACACATCCAGCTGTTCTGTtccaccacacctccacacagaCCAGCTGCCTGAATTTAGATGGCATAATGCAGATAAAACTAATTACCAATCCACAGGATTCTTGTGCCATAGCACTAAGCTGCAGTGATAAGACAAGCAACCCCAGCCATTCATCTGCCTCAACAACCACCACAGCCAATGGTTGTTCTACTCAAGTAGAGGTGCAACACTGCCCATACATCCACTGCAGTATTGTCCCTACAGGCAGTAACCTGAGGGATTGTGTCTGCAAATTGACCAAAGAACGCCATTACCATTTCTCCATCATTCGCTCCAAGCTGGAccacatgatgatgatgctatCCCAAAGGAGGGAGCTGGTGGATCTTGCTGGTCAGCACAAGGGCTACAAAATTCTGCCTTCTGCTTGACAGCTCCATGGGGTGAAGGAAAGTGTGTTGGTCGGGACGTGGACAAGGTCAAGATGTCTGCAGTGAAAGGAGCATTCTTGATATTGGGAATGTTTGGCTCAGTGAACATGTTTTTTaagcagtccatacaggatttcacagaggttttttgtgattgttatggccaaaaatgcttgactgAAGAACACCAAAGAACCAAATAACACTGCGGcttattttcaaaatttgctatgcaacttgtggagttttttgtgctttttttttttgtggaaaactacttgaattggatgaaattgttttgcagtgatgtttgttgttaaatgagaccttctagctgtactcatgtttgacacacatgaatcaaagaaggctttgtctgaatgtgcgttgtgatgacgtcacatgaggtgtcttggcccaaatctgagaaaaatctgcggtaatttagaaaaattgtaagctcctccACCTATTGCGgagtttacttgattttgcGTTTATTTCTGCGATCATCTGTTTAAGTGTTTTagtaaagaaatatattttaataacttTATAGGGGGTTGGACAAGCCAAAGCACATTTTAAGACCATgagtaaatattttatagtGTGGTTACATGCTCTATATTTTGAGGTCGCGTTTCAATGTGGGAAGGTAATGTTTAAATATCCTAACACTACTACACCTTGTattcaaccccaattccaaaaagttgggacgctgtgtaaaatgtaaataaaaaccaaatgcaatgatttgcaaatctcataaacccatgtgttattgaaaatagaacatagaaaacgtatcaaatgtttaaactgaggaaatgtacaattttaaagaaaaaataaggcaATTTTGACTTTGATGActctttttggaattggggttgtaattaaaGACTTTcttcttgattaaaaaaattgtttaatattAGATTTTGACACATGACACTTATTTACATGCTATTGATTTTGACAGTGGTATGAGAAAAGTCAATAATCAGCTTTTTTTCCTGCAGTTTTGTGTAAATGGGTAATGTGTGGAAATTGTAAAGGGTTAgtcatattttgtacattttcattcTCTTTCACTGCAACATTACACACTTggatagttgtttttttgtaacctagtttttcttgaaaacattctctccttctttctttataCACCATTACATTCCAAGCGTTTGCCTAGTTTAGCAGAGCACTTCTGACATTTTGCCAACTTGTCTCatggtttatatttaaatagacAAACAAACTTTAAA
This window of the Ictalurus furcatus strain D&B chromosome 21, Billie_1.0, whole genome shotgun sequence genome carries:
- the fam83d gene encoding protein FAM83D, with translation MAMSQCLEDSPSWRRSEVRQDSSIKESYNERHRLALETLVSEGIDSFTDFLNKERIPNFLSDDEIRRISRAAVVPRCVSFVGEDSHLDQSSTLDCSSVTYFPEISDLEPPVLEIGWPAFTTGSFRGVTRAAAYFQPSYGESIYSCKEAARRMIKNAKEVIAIVTDSLTDLDIFHDLLEACTQSRVPVYILLEQKSLPAFLQMCKNLNVRLDDLQHMRVRTLTGSTYYMRSGARITGKVHERFMLIDGNRVATGSYRFNWTDGKLNSSNLIELSGQITEKFDEEFRILYAQSLPLNTRVASSVQNSSIYDYRLHKHPGTSTSIAANVCKPMWLTSTPNRANTRQSGKEREIESIPVPGTLSLEGKQMEKDFGHNLTAAKENPLNAENFDMSANTVNMGTKTHPAVLFHHTSTQTSCLNLDGIMQIKLITNPQDSCAIALSCSDKTSNPSHSSASTTTTANGCSTQVEVQHCPYIHCSIVPTGSNLRDCVCKLTKERHYHFSIIRSKLDHMMMMLSQRRELVDLAGQHKGYKILPSA